A stretch of Aythya fuligula isolate bAytFul2 chromosome 1, bAytFul2.pri, whole genome shotgun sequence DNA encodes these proteins:
- the KCNJ4 gene encoding inward rectifier potassium channel 4 — MIQRAMGSVRVNRYSIVSTEEDGHKVSALGSMNGHSRNGKGHAPRRKHRNRFVKKNGQCNVYFANLSNKSQRYMADIFTTCVDTRWRYMLMIFSAAFLVSWLFFGFLFWCIAFFHGDLNAPAVGGGPSLLKPCIMHVNSFLGAFLFSVETQTTIGYGFRCVTEECPLAIMAVVVQSIVGCVIDSFMIGTIMAKMARPKKRAQTLLFSHHAVISVRDGKLCLMWRVGNLRRSHIVEAHVRAQLIKPYMTEEGEYLPLDQRDLNVGYDVGLDRIFLVSPIIIVHEIDEESPLYGIGKEELETENFEIVVILEGMVEATAMTTQARSSYLASEILWGHRFEPVVFEEKNHYKVDYSRFHKTYEVAGTPCCSARELQESKMTILPSPPPPSAFCYENELALVSQDEDEDDDEVGVALGGSTKEEGGVIQMMDFGSHLDLERLQATLPLDTISYRRESAI, encoded by the exons ATGATACAGCGAGCCATGGGCAGCGTCCGAGTCAACCG GTACAGCATCGTCTCGACCGAAGAGGATGGACACAAGGTCTCCGCGCTGGGCAGCATGAACGGGCACAGCCGGAACGGGAAGGGCCATGCCCCCCGGCGGAAGCACCGCAACCGCTTCGTCAAGAAGAACGGCCAGTGCAACGTCTACTTCGCCAACCTGAGCAACAAGTCTCAGCGCTACATGGCCGACATCTTCACCACCTGCGTGGACACGCGCTGGCGGTACATGCTCATGATCTTCTCCGCCGCCTTCCTGGTCTCCTGGCTCTTCTTCGGCTTCCTCTTCTGGTGCATCGCTTTCTTCCACGGCGACCTCAACGCACCGGCGGTGGGAGGTGGCCCCTCTCTCCTCAAGCCCTGCATCATGCACGTGAACAGCTTCCTGGGGGCTTTTCTTTTCTCGGTGGAGACGCAGACAACCATCGGGTACGGCTTCCGCTGCGTGACTGAGGAGTGCCCGCTGGCCATCATGGCAGTCGTGGTCCAGTCCATCGTGGGCTGCGTTATTGACTCCTTCATGATTGGCACCATCATGGCCAAGATGGCCAGGCCCAAGAAGCGGGCCCAGACTCTCCTCTTCAGTCACCACGCGGTCATCTCCGTGCGGGATGGCAAACTGTGCCTCATGTGGCGAGTGGGCAACCTGAGGAGGAGCCACATTGTGGAGGCCCACGTCCGAGCCCAGCTCATCAAGCCCTACATGACAGAGGAAGGGGAATACCTACCCTTGGACCAGCGGGACCTCAATGTAGGCTATGATGTGGGCCTCGATCGTATATTTCTGGTCTCGCCCATTATTATTGTTCATGAGATCGATGAGGAGAGCCCGCTCTATGGGATTGGCAAGGAGGAGTTGGAGACGGAGAACTTTGAGATTGTTGTTATCCTGGAGGGGATGGTGGAAGCCACGGCCATGACCACGCAGGCACGAAGCTCTTACCTCGCGAGCGAAATCCTCTGGGGTCACCGTTTTGAACCAGTCGTGTTCGAGGAGAAGAACCACTACAAAGTGGATTATTCGCGCTTTCACAAGACCTACGAGGTAGCTGGCACACCTTGCTGCTCGGCCCGGGAGCTGCAAGAAAGCAAGATGACTATCCTAccttctcctccacctcccagTGCCTTCTGCTACGAGAACGAGCTGGCTCTTGTCAGTCAAGACGAAGACGAAGACGATGATGAAGTGGGTGTGGCGTTAGGTGGCAGCACCAAGGAAGAGGGAGGTGTCATCCAGATGATGGATTTTGGAAGCCACCTGGACCTGGAGCGGCTCCAGGCAACTCTGCCCCTAGATACTATCTCGTACCGCAGGGAGTCAGCCATCTAA